Part of the Gigantopelta aegis isolate Gae_Host chromosome 15, Gae_host_genome, whole genome shotgun sequence genome is shown below.
CTTCAATGTTAATTTAAAAGATGGCGGCTTCCATTGCCGTTGTTTATATGGAATTCATTATTGTTCGCAATATTTAGCTCGTTGTGTGTACGGAAGTCGACTGGACCTAACCGACAAAAAACATCATTGCGAAGTTCGGCATCGGAAACGTACAAAAAGGCGATCGGCAGTGCAAATTAAAGGATGAGAAGTGGTCAGAACGGTCGAACGCATTTACAAGggccttgtgtattatattatggaTGACTATAGCTGCAGTTTGTCTTACCTGTTCTTTCTGCAGCTCCCTCTCACAGATGACGCCGAAGATCCCGACAGGCAGGAAGCCCAGGGCGAATATCATGGGCCACACTACTCGGTTTATCGCAGAGATGGATCCGGAAGACGATCCACCGCTTCCGTCCAGCCCCCAGATCTGTGGCTCCGTCGTGATGAAGAGTCCAACCAGTACAACGATAGTACAAACAAGACGACGTAAACTGATACCTAGGAATAGCAGTACAAGGATTTATATGCAACAAATACTTGAAAGTGAGACAAAGACAATGAGATAAACGgagacatgtacatatacaaggAAGActcagacagaaagagagagagagagagagagagagagagagagagagagagagagagagagagagagagagagagagagagagagagagagagagagagagggagagagagaggctgAGGGAGGAAGGGACGGGGAAACACAGTCATATTTCCACAACTTTATAtgcataattataaaattatatacatatatatgcagcAAATGAAAACTGAATGGTGTTTTGTCCGGTTGGATACAAGCTACAAGCACATGTCGCCATTGGAGAGACAAGGTCTGGGATGTGTACGTGGACAACAAAATCAGTTGAAACATAAGAGGAGCGGCAATATCGGGATGAAATGAGATGGAAATCACAGAACACAAAGCTTAGGCATGCTCcaccaaaaacattttctttagaGTAATTAGATAAAGTGGCCAATAATAAGATTATATGAAATTGTCTGACCTTTTCGAAGGATGAGATATCGACACACGACCGTGTAGGGGATGATGGTGGTCTGTAGAATCGCCTGGAGGTAGGGCGGGGTCCTGCTGGAGTCACTGGCGAACACCACCATGATTCCGTTCATCGTGACGAGAAACCCGACCAATAGGAGAACCCTCCAGCCGGCGCACGGCTTCAGACTGAGGCTCGGGATCAGCGTGCATCTCATTATCATAATTAGCAAACCGAAAACGAAAGGAAAAATAAAGCCGACGCCAACGAGCAAGATGAAAGGATCTCCGCCGGCGCTGATCATGGCGTCAGCAACAATGGGCAGCGAGACGTTCATCATGACGTTGAAGACGACGTTGCAGACAGCGATAACGATGTTGACCGCACGTTTAGTTAGTCTCCCTTTTATCGCTGTCGTCAGTCCGGGGACAGGCGTTTCCGATTCTATGATCACTTCCGGTAGAGTGGCGGGAAAGACGGCGCCATTTTGGTAGCTTCCGCAGCTGCGATCTGATTGGCTGGGTGGAGGAATATTCGGATAGCGCGAAACCCTGTTTATGAGTTTTGTTTCTGTAAGCAAAGGTTCGTCGTCAGGGAAATTCATTGCGCTAGTTTCCTCACAGGGTAATGCAATCCTGGACatgaattttatattattattatttttattattattatttttttttattattttttttttattattattattgcacaaTTTTATAACTATTGtacaaatatttcataaaaataaaaagtataatttgctactaaataatgatttaaagaAACAGACATTGATAGACATGTAGAAGTATTAAACTCAACATTAAGCTAACAGAGACAAACAGACGGTGATATATACTGGTGTATATTAAAACGGTGTTGATACTCcagtacaaacaaaacagatgccCATGACTGTCACATGTCAAACACCATCCCGGAGATTAGTACAGGTAACAACACTGATAATTGTTTACTGAAATGTCACATGACAATATTCAGTAAGCATATAATGTAACAATAAATCACATTGTTGTTGTAGACACAATCGTAAGTGAACGAGACGGGAGACAGGGGTGTGTGGCTGGCGGACTGGAGGGGGACTACTTCCCCCTAATACTGGAAAAAAGTAAATagtaccagtcaaatagttcgcaagAGTTCGCCCTTTTGAACATGCCATTAGTTTTTTTTAGGACCGACAAATTACGGAAAAGTGTCTCTTTTAGTTGAAACTTTTCCAATTTATGTGGATGTGGAAAATCCTATATTTCTGtagcctattttttttttttttttttttttttttttttggttaggCTAAGAACGGTCCTGACTTCGATGATGTTAAGATGTCGGGTTCGTAATCCGATAGCCTACCGTCTAGGtgagaaggtttttttttattatttacttttttttgtttttgttttgtttttgtgcttcTTATaa
Proteins encoded:
- the LOC121390290 gene encoding uncharacterized protein LOC121390290 gives rise to the protein MMNVSLPIVADAMISAGGDPFILLVGVGFIFPFVFGLLIMIMRCTLIPSLSLKPCAGWRVLLLVGFLVTMNGIMVVFASDSSRTPPYLQAILQTTIIPYTVVCRYLILRKGISLRRLVCTIVVLVGLFITTEPQIWGLDGSGGSSSGSISAINRVVWPMIFALGFLPVGIFGVICERELQKEQSGSLTFIFWTQIYQFITIVLMFWVDFIPWFGMASNPSEFLDRLKSGLGCMFSSGTECYGLAGKIWVFVIGYCLGNLFQMLLIEYAEGAVYAVVVQSIVTPVATIFWTLFKYTAADDHFFWMPEFNITTGFTMAGLVIIVPTVVIYNYFSNQEAKENVSHNRDIQKESVS